The sequence CAGCTCGAAGTCCTTCTCGGTGACGGCGCCGCCCACGCTGTGCGTGTTCACGGCGAGGGACACGGTGTCGTAGCCGAGCGTGAGGTCCGAGTGGTGGTCCAGCTCGTCCTGCACCTGGGCGATGTGCACGACCAGGGCGGCCGCGGCGAAGTGCGATGCCAGCCGGTAGGAGCGGGTGATTCTGTCTCCGTCCAGGGACCAGCCGGGCAGTTCCGAGAGCCGGTCCTCCACGTCCTTCTGCGACAGCGGTTCGAGGGGCATGGCCGCACTCCTTCCATGGTGTCCGGGACTCCTCAGCGTGCCACAGTCCCGCTCTCCCGTCCCTGGTCAGGCGGGTCCCGGGCGGGCCACGAGGTCGGCATTCGGCCGCACGGCCGCGCATCGACCCATGGGCGGGACATCGACTACCGTCGGGGGCATGACCAGCGCCGCGTACACCTCCGGGTCCGTCAGCGTGTCCGCCGCTACGCGGGGCGGTGTCTCCGCCGCCGACCAGGGAGTCGGCCCGCTGCTGCGCGGCTGGCGGGAGCAGCGCCGGGTGAGTCAGCTGGAGCTGGCGTTGCGGGCGGGGTCGTCGGCGCGGCACATCAGCTTCATCGAGACGGGCCGCTCCCGGCCGAGCGAGGAGATGGTGCTGCGGCTCGCCGAGCACCTGGACGTACCGGTGCGCGACCGCAACTCCCTTCTGCTCGCGGCCGGTTACGCGCCGCACTATCCGGAGACCCCGCTGGACGATCCGGCGCTGGACGCGCTGCGGGAGGGGGTGGAGCGGCTGATCCAGGGCTACGAGCCCTATCCGGCGCTGGTGGTGGACGCCACGTACAACGTGGTCGCCGCCAACCGGGGCATCCTGATGCTGCTCGGCAGCGTCCCCGAGCACCTGCTCGCCCCTCCGCTGAACGCGATGCGGCTGACGCTGCATCCCGAGGGTCTGGCGCCCAGGATCCGCAACCTGCGCGAGTGGCGCGGCCATCTGCTGGCCCAGATGGAGAGGGACATCGCCCTGCGGCGCTCGGAGCCGCTGCGCGCGCTGTACGAGGAGGTGGCCGCCTATCCGGCTCCCCCCACTCCCGCGCCTCCGGCTCCGCCCACTCCCGCGCCTTCCGGGCCCTGCTCCCCGGCCGGGGACTCCGTGACGCTCGACGAGGAGCCCGCGGAGCCGGTCCCCTACTTCGCGCTGCCGATGGTGATCGAACACGAGGGGCGGTTGCTGTCGTTCATCTCGTCCATCTCCACGTTCAACACGCCGATGGACGTGACGGTCGCCGAGCTGGCCATCGAGACGCTGCTCCCGGCCGACCCGGCGACGGTCAAGTACCTGCACTCGCTGCTGTCTTGACGGCTCGTCAGTCCTGTTGGCGGGCTCGCAGCGCCGCGTACTGGAGCAGCGCGAACGTCAGTACGGTCAGCGCCTGCACCGGAATCCACACCGCTCCGGCGGTGCTCGGCGACAGCCACAGGGCGAGCGCGGCGAGGCTCAGGGCCGCCCAGGTGAGGTTGACCTCGATCACGGCCCGTACGGGCAGGGCGGGCGCCGCCGGGCGCGCCGCCAGCAGGGCGACGGCTGCCGCGTACACCGTCAGGAGCAGGCCGAGTGCGAGCAGCAGTCCCTGGTCGACGCCGAGCAGGCGGCCCAGCGGGCCG is a genomic window of Streptomyces sp. NBC_00414 containing:
- a CDS encoding 4a-hydroxytetrahydrobiopterin dehydratase encodes the protein MPLEPLSQKDVEDRLSELPGWSLDGDRITRSYRLASHFAAAALVVHIAQVQDELDHHSDLTLGYDTVSLAVNTHSVGGAVTEKDFELANRVEELTTGHGAR
- a CDS encoding helix-turn-helix domain-containing protein, which encodes MTSAAYTSGSVSVSAATRGGVSAADQGVGPLLRGWREQRRVSQLELALRAGSSARHISFIETGRSRPSEEMVLRLAEHLDVPVRDRNSLLLAAGYAPHYPETPLDDPALDALREGVERLIQGYEPYPALVVDATYNVVAANRGILMLLGSVPEHLLAPPLNAMRLTLHPEGLAPRIRNLREWRGHLLAQMERDIALRRSEPLRALYEEVAAYPAPPTPAPPAPPTPAPSGPCSPAGDSVTLDEEPAEPVPYFALPMVIEHEGRLLSFISSISTFNTPMDVTVAELAIETLLPADPATVKYLHSLLS